A single window of Halobacterium jilantaiense DNA harbors:
- a CDS encoding DUF5828 family protein gives MEESVAGFKRRGTWGDVVEHGERITTALREADADEAYPDAFEAWDEWRPKSHERIEEEVNEKTADQASVAEGEGEKAGKSADEDLQAAGEELSESYEALEDGENGDAVEKWQDSLGHVKRAADTAGRKALRKVEDVVYRNVMTQVAPYYFDNDLVSANVQRVRSQQEFVLEVNVNDDDLKDAVRAYLDSFEEDIDRWHVDTERETEAAEAAEGVEPPEQREDAKSTTN, from the coding sequence ACACGGGGAACGCATCACGACTGCGCTCCGGGAGGCGGACGCCGACGAGGCGTACCCGGACGCCTTCGAGGCGTGGGACGAGTGGCGGCCGAAGTCCCACGAGCGCATCGAGGAGGAGGTCAACGAGAAGACCGCCGACCAGGCGAGCGTCGCCGAAGGCGAGGGCGAGAAGGCCGGGAAGTCGGCCGACGAGGACCTGCAGGCGGCCGGTGAGGAACTCTCGGAGTCCTACGAGGCCCTGGAGGACGGCGAGAACGGCGACGCCGTCGAGAAGTGGCAGGACTCCCTCGGGCACGTGAAACGCGCGGCGGACACCGCCGGCCGGAAGGCCCTCCGCAAGGTCGAGGACGTCGTCTACCGGAACGTGATGACGCAGGTCGCGCCGTACTACTTCGACAACGACCTCGTCTCCGCGAACGTCCAGCGCGTCCGCAGCCAGCAGGAGTTCGTCTTGGAGGTGAACGTCAACGACGACGACCTCAAGGACGCCGTCCGCGCGTACCTCGACTCCTTCGAGGAGGACATCGACCGCTGGCACGTCGACACCGAGCGCGAGACGGAGGCCGCCGAAGCCGCCGAGGGCGTCGAACCCCCGGAGCAGCGCGAGGACGCGAAGTCCACGACGAACTGA